In a genomic window of Numenius arquata chromosome 5, bNumArq3.hap1.1, whole genome shotgun sequence:
- the AREG gene encoding amphiregulin produces MRAVALIAALALLAASRPAAGDSPNATQPQRHGGHGQRESEAVTGPDYEEDEEYEEAMPVHQYIVDDLIRVEPVVKPKPTKRGGEKNAGKSRRKKNKGKNKKKGTPCEMEYKNFCIHGECIYLEHLQMVTCKCHQDFFGERCGEQFMKTQRKNDVADYSKTVLVVVAVLLSSISFITVLIIVIVQVRKKCPQYDEKEERKKLRQENRNGHVGV; encoded by the exons ATGCGCGCTGTGGCGTTGATCGCCGCGCTGGCCCTGCTGGCAG CCAGCCGGCCCGCCGCCGGCGACTCGCCCAACGCCACCCAGCCCCAGCGGCACGGGGGACACGGACAGCGGGAGAGCGAGGCCGTGACGGGTCCCGACTACGAGGAGGATGAGGAGTACGAGGAGGCGATGCCCGTCCACCAGTACATCGTGGACGACTTGATCCGAG TTGAACCTGTGGTCAAACCCAAGCCAACAAAGAGGGGGGGTGAGAAGAATGCTGGcaaatcaagaaggaaaaaaaacaaagggaaaaacaaaaagaaagggacTCCTTGTGAAATGGAATACAAAAACTTTTGCATCCATGGTGAATGCATATACCTAGAACATCTCCAGATGGTGACCTGCAA GTGTCATCAGGATTTTTTTGGTGAGCGCTGTGGTGAACAGTTCATGAAGACTCAAAGGAAGAATGATGTGGCAGACTACTCGAAGACTGTGTTGGTTGTGGTAGCTGTCCTGCTCTCAAGCATCAGCTTCATTACTGTACTTATCATAGTGATAGTGCA GGTCAGGAAAAAGTGTCCTCAGTAtgatgagaaagaagaaaggaaaaaacttcgacaagaaaacagaaatggccATGTTGGTGTGTAA